One genomic segment of Flagellimonas marinaquae includes these proteins:
- a CDS encoding DUF4280 domain-containing protein has translation MAKNYVCNGAKIECMLCTLPEGELKVTSNTVKVQDKLFANANDKERENLVFQGNCKKSPAQAHPCQMVINTGDWENIADLVVQDAPALLEDSTIKCNYGGVAIKITDHLQINEITSIQPATGPFIEPIFEPEILSLEWKSNKEVKDKNKTSDHPDGVIEETTAGEKIWLEACTLGMLPGETVTFEIVEKDDPKTILLHSTGYIDTEGYARIELQSEDAIDIVKQTLCATVTYYEQKKEARITLAPKLPKLQGEIIFVHGFLSDPIHNSEAVFYNATKHKNPDDPNSGALKGENADENDRTHPDDIDTAQEKRDRDNAPEKSRKEKIMDFLKNPLRDFAFTPDEKYYDYWNTRANDFKATKTYAKYFNAEDHVHYINGSHGLGSNGAHRVDHGISLGYTWAEEVYTLLECEDVEEFKDEIPIVEQYSPKYKPITVIGHSQGVCMAAGVALGVIKYAADKGYDTIPINIIFLGVHQPRGLYGKEYDHLIDVKVDRYELNYSYPSFGDDEESSFKFLNSLSALFSDKYKKLYHNRGLYEHVKEISDWQAYKTRAVQFTFTNDHGDLVLIDGDIPEIPSACDPKRDSTLFSVEYYGNLPTAIHKQNKEIINLTEHGAKGGFIVLPKYIANNRFDFDALKEIDKPTKTQLELGVEWAKYKTVAIRWGTAMYNYKKLKKQYETQTGKSYRYTNKVAEEYQQAMQKLGNWLKDKNPFTDDLTDEEKRKLEERKKELDLKTQVTDAFETALKKYAAIQEADLYAHFSPVEMIHHPKMVENFPNDALGNESIWKRIQNLGKDIFYRVEYDTDPKKVAEMTEQQKREKEREEIEGKLVNKLVDTSIGDTDYINNVIQAYVHQNKDAEYRLYQEAKDEQ, from the coding sequence ATGGCAAAAAATTATGTCTGCAATGGTGCCAAGATAGAATGTATGTTGTGCACCTTGCCCGAAGGGGAATTAAAAGTGACCTCCAATACGGTTAAGGTCCAAGATAAATTGTTCGCCAATGCAAACGATAAAGAAAGGGAGAATCTAGTGTTCCAAGGCAATTGCAAAAAGAGCCCTGCCCAAGCCCACCCGTGCCAAATGGTGATAAATACCGGGGATTGGGAAAATATAGCGGACCTTGTGGTACAGGATGCACCCGCTCTACTGGAAGACTCCACAATTAAATGCAATTACGGCGGAGTGGCCATAAAGATCACAGACCATCTACAAATCAACGAAATAACAAGCATTCAACCAGCTACAGGCCCTTTTATTGAGCCGATTTTTGAGCCCGAAATTCTAAGTTTGGAGTGGAAATCCAATAAAGAAGTTAAGGATAAAAACAAAACGTCTGACCATCCCGATGGAGTTATTGAAGAAACCACTGCTGGAGAAAAAATTTGGCTGGAAGCATGTACCCTTGGAATGCTTCCTGGTGAAACAGTAACATTTGAAATCGTAGAAAAAGATGATCCAAAAACTATTTTGCTACATTCGACCGGCTATATTGATACCGAGGGCTATGCTAGAATTGAACTTCAAAGCGAAGACGCTATAGATATTGTTAAACAGACCCTTTGTGCAACAGTAACGTATTATGAACAAAAAAAGGAAGCCCGTATAACCCTTGCCCCCAAACTTCCCAAACTGCAAGGAGAAATTATTTTTGTACACGGGTTTTTGTCAGACCCAATACATAATTCAGAAGCCGTTTTTTACAATGCTACCAAACACAAAAACCCAGACGACCCCAACAGTGGAGCTCTAAAAGGAGAAAATGCCGATGAAAACGACCGAACACATCCTGATGATATAGACACGGCCCAAGAAAAAAGAGACCGAGATAATGCCCCAGAAAAATCAAGAAAAGAAAAAATAATGGATTTCTTAAAAAATCCGTTAAGAGATTTTGCCTTCACTCCTGATGAAAAATATTATGATTATTGGAACACCAGGGCAAATGATTTTAAAGCCACAAAAACATACGCAAAATATTTCAATGCAGAAGACCACGTACACTATATCAATGGATCACACGGTTTGGGCAGTAATGGCGCACATCGGGTAGACCATGGCATATCCTTGGGCTACACTTGGGCCGAAGAAGTCTATACGCTTTTGGAGTGTGAAGATGTTGAAGAATTTAAAGACGAGATACCTATAGTGGAACAATACTCCCCAAAATACAAACCTATAACCGTTATAGGACATAGCCAAGGTGTTTGTATGGCTGCGGGTGTTGCTTTGGGCGTTATAAAATATGCTGCCGATAAAGGTTATGATACAATACCCATTAACATCATATTTCTTGGTGTACACCAACCCAGAGGACTATATGGAAAGGAATACGACCATCTTATTGATGTAAAAGTAGACCGATACGAATTAAATTACAGTTATCCCTCTTTTGGGGATGACGAAGAATCTAGTTTCAAGTTTTTAAATAGCTTGTCCGCATTATTCTCGGATAAATATAAAAAACTATATCACAACAGGGGACTTTATGAGCATGTCAAAGAAATTTCTGATTGGCAGGCCTATAAAACCAGGGCCGTACAATTTACCTTCACCAACGACCATGGCGATTTGGTACTCATAGATGGTGACATACCTGAAATACCAAGCGCTTGTGACCCAAAACGAGACAGCACCCTGTTCAGTGTGGAATACTATGGCAATTTACCCACAGCAATACATAAGCAAAACAAAGAAATCATAAATCTAACAGAACACGGGGCAAAAGGCGGGTTTATTGTGCTGCCAAAATATATTGCCAACAATCGTTTTGATTTTGATGCCTTAAAAGAAATTGACAAACCAACCAAAACTCAACTGGAACTAGGTGTGGAATGGGCTAAATATAAAACCGTGGCCATACGTTGGGGCACAGCAATGTACAACTACAAAAAGCTAAAAAAACAATACGAAACCCAAACGGGCAAAAGCTATAGATACACCAATAAAGTAGCAGAAGAGTACCAACAAGCCATGCAAAAACTCGGCAATTGGCTCAAAGACAAAAACCCATTTACAGACGACCTTACAGATGAGGAAAAAAGAAAATTGGAAGAGCGGAAAAAAGAGCTGGACCTAAAAACACAAGTAACCGATGCCTTTGAAACAGCTTTAAAGAAATACGCCGCCATACAAGAAGCCGACCTCTATGCGCATTTTAGCCCGGTGGAAATGATACACCACCCCAAAATGGTAGAAAATTTCCCTAATGACGCACTTGGCAACGAGAGTATTTGGAAGCGCATACAAAACCTTGGAAAAGACATATTTTATAGGGTGGAGTATGATACTGACCCTAAAAAAGTTGCTGAAATGACCGAACAGCAAAAACGGGAAAAGGAGAGAGAAGAAATTGAAGGAAAGCTAGTAAATAAATTAGTAGACACCTCAATAGGAGATACAGACTATATCAACAACGTAATACAAGCCTATGTGCACCAAAACAAAGATGCAGAATACCGTTTATACCAAGAGGCCAAGGATGAACAATAA
- a CDS encoding AAA family ATPase → MAKSLASKEGHTSYGVAHLAISMLCEPTGLTEVLKSMGKNVDYIQEWFDVRKEMYKASSAATKESDGVLPDKEVSRVLEESERSKIKLGTDYIDAVCVFVAIVRQGVVYNTQQLDTITVNEDDFLSHFNATNRIDQYLGQENNETIHNIPYCSNYLSKQCVEEGELVVGRDKEIRNIFENLQRKENKGTLIIGDSGVGKTAIIKSLAYHIINSTNAEYSEMDLLGLNASKLLANCSSPNEVGKKLSDIFDKVEKTNKCILVIDDIQILLETEQSASNIANLIAAQLSDGKLNLIATISGDAYRKTIEKHSLNRKLVHIQLEELESLMLAQCMENHKIKLTAYSQIKIEQQAIDDAINFSKRYFKESKLPHTAIDLLDKTLAAVRKSNSDTKKEIETLQKKFQAIESKQPDAKLQLLYIHKLISDKVSPVILSNVSTNFDSKGQTEYQKLESALKSLLKELSSITQNPIKKITGQHITAMVANITGIPIGKIQAEEKDRLLNIDAHLQQRVKGQNHAIKTLSDAIIESRSGLSNPKQPIGSFFFLGPTGTGKTELTKALAELLFNDEQAMIRFDMSEFKEEHSAALLYGAPPGYVGYEEGGMLVNKIRQKPYSVVLFDEIEKAHSSIYDVFLQIMDEGKIHDKLGREGDFSNAIIIFTSNIGSDWIAQQFEKGNVPASNHLIDLMSGHFRPEFLGRLTEVVPFSPIHEEVAQMIFKLHLGNLQKQLKEQKDITLTLTPETIVYLSEKGYSIKYGARPIAGIIRTYIKKVVSRMIVAENIVEGDTVSLDYKEGALTWEKL, encoded by the coding sequence ATGGCCAAATCCTTAGCTTCAAAAGAAGGCCATACCTCCTACGGCGTTGCACACCTTGCCATTTCAATGCTATGCGAACCCACAGGATTGACAGAGGTACTGAAAAGTATGGGAAAGAACGTGGATTATATCCAAGAATGGTTTGATGTTCGAAAGGAGATGTACAAAGCAAGCTCAGCGGCCACTAAAGAGTCGGACGGTGTGTTGCCAGACAAAGAGGTGTCCCGTGTACTTGAAGAATCTGAACGTTCAAAGATAAAACTCGGCACAGATTATATTGATGCTGTCTGCGTGTTTGTGGCCATTGTACGACAGGGAGTGGTGTACAATACCCAACAATTGGACACCATCACAGTGAATGAGGATGATTTTTTATCTCATTTCAATGCTACGAACCGTATTGACCAATATCTAGGACAAGAAAATAATGAGACCATACATAACATTCCCTATTGCAGTAACTATCTCTCAAAACAATGTGTGGAAGAAGGTGAGCTTGTTGTCGGCAGGGACAAAGAAATTCGGAACATCTTCGAAAATTTACAGCGAAAAGAAAACAAGGGAACGCTGATTATAGGAGATTCGGGGGTAGGCAAAACAGCAATCATTAAGTCTTTAGCGTATCATATAATAAATTCCACAAATGCAGAATATTCTGAAATGGACCTGTTAGGCTTAAATGCGTCCAAACTTTTGGCCAATTGTTCTTCACCGAACGAGGTGGGCAAAAAGCTGAGCGACATTTTTGATAAGGTAGAAAAAACAAATAAATGTATTCTTGTCATTGATGATATTCAAATCCTATTAGAAACGGAACAATCAGCAAGCAATATTGCCAACCTTATTGCCGCCCAACTTAGTGATGGCAAGTTAAATCTTATTGCTACAATTTCGGGGGATGCCTATCGAAAGACCATTGAAAAACATTCATTAAACAGAAAACTGGTTCATATACAATTAGAAGAACTTGAATCTTTGATGCTCGCACAATGTATGGAGAACCATAAAATTAAACTTACTGCATACTCACAGATAAAAATTGAACAGCAGGCCATTGATGATGCCATTAACTTCTCAAAAAGATATTTCAAAGAAAGTAAACTGCCCCATACCGCCATTGACCTGTTGGACAAAACTTTGGCCGCCGTTCGAAAAAGCAATTCGGACACAAAGAAAGAAATAGAGACATTGCAAAAAAAGTTTCAAGCCATAGAGAGCAAACAACCGGATGCCAAATTACAACTACTTTATATTCACAAATTGATATCCGACAAGGTTAGCCCCGTAATCCTAAGTAATGTAAGTACAAACTTTGACAGTAAGGGACAAACGGAATACCAAAAGCTTGAATCAGCATTAAAATCCTTACTTAAAGAGCTCTCATCAATAACCCAAAATCCTATAAAAAAGATTACAGGGCAACATATTACGGCCATGGTGGCCAATATCACTGGAATCCCGATCGGAAAGATACAAGCCGAAGAAAAAGATCGTTTGCTTAACATTGATGCACATTTACAACAAAGGGTAAAAGGTCAAAATCACGCTATCAAGACGCTTTCCGATGCCATTATAGAATCCAGAAGTGGTCTTAGCAACCCAAAACAACCTATAGGCTCATTCTTTTTTCTTGGGCCAACAGGCACCGGCAAAACTGAGCTTACCAAAGCACTTGCCGAATTGTTGTTCAATGATGAACAGGCCATGATTCGTTTTGATATGTCAGAATTTAAAGAGGAACATTCGGCAGCCCTGTTATATGGAGCCCCTCCTGGATATGTAGGTTACGAGGAAGGGGGTATGTTGGTGAACAAGATTCGTCAAAAACCCTATTCAGTAGTACTTTTCGATGAGATAGAAAAAGCTCATAGTTCTATTTATGATGTATTTCTACAGATTATGGACGAAGGGAAAATCCATGATAAACTAGGACGGGAAGGGGATTTTTCAAATGCCATTATCATCTTTACTTCCAATATAGGCAGCGATTGGATTGCTCAGCAGTTTGAAAAAGGTAACGTTCCTGCATCCAATCACCTAATCGATTTAATGAGCGGACACTTTCGCCCAGAGTTTTTGGGCAGGCTGACCGAGGTGGTGCCGTTCTCCCCTATTCATGAAGAAGTGGCACAAATGATTTTCAAATTACATTTGGGCAATCTTCAAAAACAACTAAAAGAACAAAAAGACATAACATTGACCCTAACTCCTGAAACCATTGTTTATCTCTCCGAAAAGGGATACTCGATAAAATACGGAGCACGACCTATTGCAGGCATTATACGCACCTATATAAAAAAGGTGGTCTCTCGAATGATCGTCGCAGAAAATATAGTAGAAGGTGACACGGTGTCTTTGGATTACAAAGAAGGGGCTTTAACCTGGGAAAAATTATAA
- a CDS encoding type VI secretion system Vgr family protein has protein sequence MNITEPRNQVSIDGKYLKNFEQIVLKQAINNHHFFKITVNHDELEALGSHTLDRSKAVLGKPVVITFGEMEFLGIVTNVKLVHTNGHHRGNIVLSGFSKTILLDGGRHIRSWADKGLATIVKEVADEAGVETAVNPRNKTLVKYGTQYNESGFTFLQRLGKQYNEWLYYDGVKLVFGKPVISNSTTLEYGSELDNLSMGIRTGAGNQSAFSYDAMTDTWNEATTKNEVEGLNELAMGAFNTSQSIFPNTATSHSLVPEQDKSEIETSLQGRQAATMADLNVLEASCNKQGLTVGSVIKVRSARWDGKTTFDEQNYGEYLIIEISHNAEGNNVYHSSFKAIPAGVAVLPTPKVDMPYAHAEIATVVDNEDPKSKGRVKVRFGWQKHQASTNWLRVLMPDAGSSDHKAQNRGHVFIPEVGDQVMVGFRYGDPNRPFVMGAVFNGVNGAGGGPGNAVKSIATRSGHILEFNDAEGSESITITDKNKNIICIDTANNSIKITAQETIDFEAKNINLIATDKITQRSQHMEVHVGQDKTVNIGGSYDVGIKNNYSIYAADCTETVYGSKAIQIEGNLDLNSSEANIMANKGDINVKGAGVAVLQGGGDVKVSKG, from the coding sequence ATGAATATTACAGAACCAAGAAACCAAGTCAGTATAGATGGAAAATATTTGAAAAATTTTGAGCAAATAGTTCTCAAGCAAGCCATCAATAACCATCATTTTTTTAAAATAACAGTAAACCACGACGAACTCGAAGCTTTGGGCAGCCATACACTGGACAGGTCAAAGGCAGTACTTGGTAAACCCGTGGTCATCACCTTTGGCGAAATGGAGTTTTTGGGAATTGTGACCAATGTAAAACTGGTACATACCAATGGGCATCACCGTGGAAATATTGTTCTTTCCGGTTTTTCCAAAACAATACTTTTGGACGGAGGCAGGCACATCCGGTCTTGGGCGGACAAGGGACTAGCCACCATTGTAAAGGAAGTAGCCGATGAAGCCGGCGTGGAAACAGCCGTAAACCCAAGGAACAAAACATTGGTAAAGTACGGAACACAATACAACGAATCTGGCTTTACCTTTCTACAAAGATTGGGCAAACAATATAATGAATGGTTATATTACGATGGGGTAAAATTGGTGTTCGGCAAGCCCGTTATAAGCAATAGCACAACCTTGGAATATGGCAGCGAACTGGACAATCTCTCCATGGGCATACGCACTGGTGCGGGCAACCAAAGTGCATTCTCTTACGATGCCATGACCGATACATGGAACGAGGCAACGACCAAGAATGAAGTAGAAGGACTCAACGAACTCGCCATGGGGGCATTCAACACCTCTCAAAGTATCTTCCCCAATACCGCTACCAGTCATTCTTTGGTCCCGGAGCAGGATAAAAGCGAGATAGAGACAAGCCTACAAGGAAGACAGGCTGCCACCATGGCGGATCTAAATGTCCTAGAGGCCAGCTGCAATAAGCAAGGCCTTACCGTGGGCAGTGTTATAAAGGTACGCTCAGCTCGGTGGGACGGAAAAACAACCTTTGATGAACAAAACTATGGCGAATACCTGATCATAGAAATATCCCATAACGCAGAGGGGAACAATGTGTACCATAGCAGTTTTAAAGCCATACCCGCAGGAGTAGCAGTACTGCCTACCCCCAAGGTGGACATGCCCTATGCCCATGCCGAGATTGCTACCGTGGTCGATAACGAAGACCCCAAGAGCAAGGGAAGGGTAAAAGTACGGTTTGGGTGGCAAAAACACCAAGCAAGTACCAATTGGTTACGGGTGCTCATGCCAGATGCAGGTAGCTCCGACCATAAGGCTCAGAACCGAGGCCATGTTTTTATCCCGGAAGTGGGAGACCAAGTAATGGTAGGGTTCCGCTACGGGGACCCCAACAGGCCCTTTGTAATGGGAGCTGTGTTCAATGGGGTCAACGGTGCCGGAGGTGGGCCCGGCAACGCGGTAAAAAGCATAGCCACACGAAGCGGCCACATACTGGAGTTCAACGATGCCGAGGGCTCGGAAAGCATAACGATCACGGACAAAAACAAGAACATCATATGTATTGATACTGCCAACAATAGCATCAAGATTACCGCACAGGAAACTATAGATTTTGAGGCCAAGAACATCAATCTAATAGCTACCGATAAAATTACCCAACGATCACAACATATGGAGGTCCATGTAGGACAAGATAAAACGGTCAATATCGGTGGATCTTATGATGTCGGCATTAAAAACAATTACTCCATTTATGCAGCAGATTGTACAGAGACCGTTTATGGCAGCAAGGCAATTCAAATAGAGGGGAATCTAGACCTAAATTCTTCAGAGGCCAATATTATGGCCAATAAAGGAGACATAAATGTTAAGGGGGCCGGCGTGGCCGTGCTTCAAGGCGGTGGTGATGTTAAGGTAAGTAAAGGATAA
- a CDS encoding helicase associated domain-containing protein yields MAKQYKKHWRYGPTDVWLIRFKAFIEFVSTHGEYPTKSTHPILSKWISNQRRRYNADNKPLSPPLVELLNEYGFVWENTQEQHWQAMYQRLIKYLKKHKKYPSKKEDKELYHWILRTRKSYCSGKLDKARVLKLDALDFEWDPIGNSWNHKYIKLKTFIEKYGYYPTPEEDKSLNQWVNNQRMKDAKGKLSKKQQKQLNSLSKPWIHHADRSWLAALYNLKSHIKDYGDYPLPKDDGYLNAWVAKQRYKHKKGKLKDWQLNMLYRMDFAWDIGLWRWERWFTVFKNHMDAQKKYPTRQDNYQLWYWVYVQRDFKRKNKMEENRIRKLDQINFDWDMPPSNGSHRKRKSKN; encoded by the coding sequence ATGGCTAAGCAATACAAAAAACACTGGAGGTATGGCCCAACGGATGTTTGGTTGATTCGTTTCAAGGCATTTATAGAATTTGTTTCAACCCATGGAGAGTACCCTACAAAATCAACACATCCAATACTATCCAAATGGATTAGCAATCAACGACGACGGTATAATGCTGATAATAAACCACTTAGTCCGCCATTGGTCGAGCTGCTCAATGAGTATGGTTTTGTTTGGGAGAACACACAAGAACAACATTGGCAGGCAATGTACCAACGTTTGATCAAATATTTAAAAAAGCATAAAAAATACCCCTCTAAAAAGGAAGACAAGGAGCTCTACCATTGGATACTGCGAACCAGAAAAAGCTATTGTTCAGGTAAGTTGGATAAGGCCCGTGTTCTAAAACTGGATGCCTTGGATTTTGAATGGGATCCAATTGGTAATAGTTGGAACCATAAATACATCAAACTAAAAACCTTTATAGAAAAGTATGGCTACTATCCTACCCCGGAAGAGGACAAATCGTTGAATCAATGGGTCAACAACCAACGAATGAAAGATGCCAAAGGCAAACTTTCCAAGAAGCAACAAAAACAGCTCAATAGTTTATCCAAGCCATGGATTCATCATGCAGACAGATCATGGTTGGCAGCACTGTATAATCTAAAATCCCATATTAAAGATTATGGAGATTACCCACTTCCAAAAGATGATGGATACTTGAACGCTTGGGTGGCCAAACAACGCTATAAACATAAAAAAGGAAAGCTCAAAGATTGGCAACTCAACATGCTATATCGTATGGATTTTGCCTGGGATATCGGGTTATGGCGTTGGGAGCGATGGTTTACTGTATTTAAAAATCATATGGATGCCCAAAAAAAGTACCCAACACGGCAAGACAATTATCAGCTATGGTATTGGGTATATGTGCAAAGAGACTTTAAGCGTAAAAATAAGATGGAGGAAAATAGGATACGAAAGCTTGATCAGATCAATTTTGACTGGGATATGCCACCGTCCAATGGTAGTCATCGAAAAAGAAAATCAAAGAATTGA
- a CDS encoding DUF5458 family protein — protein sequence MSTTKTQVQAIKSTKKTQSASNTVDALAEYGGFSFLENIVDGLTNLNPNRKARRSIFLNDEQWSSERENLSNRINVWLNLLKDGKNIESMRDFAIEQSEKAEDVLNVNLRKALKATEELERSYRSVSLFYKNAGTDKIKNITVLNADLSQLQDLDNTLFIDYVSDELKQNFDRLDLRENYGILCVPGYLGPNAVVNKWAKIAHDNKAVLVTDFQDLETPDDVVDLFHNANHASGDVYKSNTLMTCNWLLGRKKESIVGEENDLFVPPSSALAGKIYGTLMSQVVAGMKFGGVNEVESVRFDLKKSEISELEKMGVVPMVNEYSKVMAFSAKTLFNGDNLGLQTYSVVRVFDHITKVLFDFLNRRAFENWTTRTEADLRSQIVKFLDGIQGPAKLIERFKVIRIEQDPNQKDRVLLDIHITPYFPAKSFVIQLDGHKGDGPENAVWNSEYLQQNQ from the coding sequence ATGTCTACAACAAAAACACAAGTACAAGCAATAAAATCCACTAAAAAAACACAATCGGCATCAAATACGGTAGATGCCTTGGCGGAATACGGCGGTTTTTCCTTTTTAGAAAATATCGTTGATGGACTCACCAATTTAAATCCAAACAGAAAAGCCCGAAGAAGTATTTTTCTCAATGATGAGCAATGGAGTTCAGAACGTGAAAATCTATCAAACCGTATCAATGTATGGCTCAATTTGTTAAAAGATGGAAAGAACATAGAATCCATGAGGGATTTTGCCATAGAACAATCAGAAAAGGCCGAAGACGTTTTGAATGTTAATCTTAGAAAAGCCCTAAAAGCAACAGAAGAACTGGAACGCTCCTATCGATCTGTTTCTTTGTTCTATAAAAACGCGGGGACGGACAAAATTAAGAACATAACTGTCCTAAATGCCGATTTGAGCCAGCTTCAGGATTTGGACAACACATTGTTCATAGACTATGTTTCTGATGAATTAAAACAGAATTTTGACCGCTTGGATCTAAGGGAAAATTATGGGATTTTATGTGTTCCAGGTTATTTGGGACCCAACGCAGTCGTAAATAAATGGGCCAAGATAGCTCATGATAACAAAGCTGTACTTGTTACAGATTTTCAAGACCTGGAGACACCGGACGATGTTGTGGATTTGTTTCATAATGCCAACCATGCGAGTGGAGACGTATATAAATCCAATACATTAATGACCTGCAATTGGTTATTGGGACGTAAAAAAGAAAGTATCGTAGGAGAAGAGAACGACCTTTTTGTTCCACCGTCAAGTGCGCTTGCAGGAAAGATTTACGGAACATTAATGTCACAAGTGGTCGCAGGAATGAAATTTGGTGGTGTAAACGAGGTGGAAAGTGTTCGTTTTGACCTTAAAAAAAGTGAGATTTCCGAATTGGAAAAAATGGGCGTAGTACCCATGGTGAATGAATACAGCAAGGTGATGGCATTTTCCGCCAAAACTTTGTTCAATGGAGACAATCTTGGATTACAAACATACTCTGTGGTCCGTGTGTTCGATCATATCACCAAAGTGTTATTTGATTTCTTGAATAGACGTGCTTTTGAAAATTGGACCACGAGAACAGAAGCGGATTTACGAAGCCAAATCGTAAAGTTTCTAGATGGTATTCAGGGCCCTGCCAAGTTGATCGAACGCTTTAAGGTAATACGCATAGAACAAGACCCAAACCAAAAAGATAGAGTATTGTTGGATATTCATATTACACCCTATTTTCCTGCAAAGAGCTTTGTGATCCAGTTGGATGGTCATAAAGGAGATGGTCCGGAGAATGCTGTTTGGAACAGTGAGTATTTACAGCAAAACCAATAA
- the tssD gene encoding type VI secretion system tube protein TssD, with the protein MGSFRASLELGGKEFDVLFSDYSFSRDTDKKGKPASNVYGGRVTVEIESTEDTSVIEAMLNSQFKSVDGKIVYKKTEEDAKMKEVEFKNAYLVYYKETLDVNGEVPMTVKFTVSAEEIVIGNATINNRWPSA; encoded by the coding sequence ATGGGAAGCTTTAGAGCATCATTGGAACTCGGAGGTAAAGAGTTCGACGTATTATTTTCAGATTATTCGTTCAGTAGAGATACTGACAAAAAAGGCAAGCCTGCCTCTAATGTGTATGGTGGCCGTGTCACTGTAGAGATTGAATCCACTGAGGATACCTCGGTAATAGAGGCCATGCTGAACAGTCAGTTCAAATCAGTCGACGGTAAAATTGTGTACAAAAAGACAGAAGAGGACGCCAAGATGAAAGAAGTGGAGTTCAAAAATGCCTACTTAGTGTATTACAAGGAAACTCTTGATGTCAATGGGGAAGTTCCAATGACAGTGAAGTTCACTGTATCCGCAGAGGAGATCGTAATCGGAAACGCTACGATCAATAACCGATGGCCGAGTGCCTAA
- a CDS encoding GPW/gp25 family protein, whose protein sequence is MKYIKLPLNLLHSVRGAKNNFCALEESIAQSIMMQTTCRYGEVEGRPDYGSAIWELEFNQLIRTHEWEEQVSNSLHASIQKHEKRLKNVDVSVHLSEVHTESKNHVQVRKKAEIYVKGTIVFSEVPFHFNTILYISPITQ, encoded by the coding sequence GTGAAATACATAAAACTTCCCTTGAACTTATTGCACTCAGTACGAGGTGCCAAAAACAACTTTTGCGCTTTGGAAGAATCCATTGCACAATCCATAATGATGCAAACTACCTGCAGGTATGGAGAAGTAGAGGGCAGGCCCGATTATGGCTCAGCCATTTGGGAACTGGAATTCAACCAGTTGATCAGAACCCACGAATGGGAGGAACAGGTCAGTAACTCGCTTCATGCATCCATTCAAAAACATGAGAAAAGACTCAAGAATGTAGATGTAAGCGTACATCTTTCTGAAGTCCACACCGAATCAAAAAATCATGTTCAAGTTAGAAAAAAAGCAGAAATATATGTGAAAGGGACAATCGTCTTTTCGGAAGTTCCCTTTCATTTCAATACCATCTTATACATAAGCCCTATTACCCAATAA